A DNA window from Actinokineospora baliensis contains the following coding sequences:
- the ybeY gene encoding rRNA maturation RNase YbeY, protein MSIEIANESGVAVDEASIVAAARFALDRMNVSKLAELSVLLVELDVMADLHERWMDLPGPTDVMAFPMDELDSARRPDASESGPALLGDIVLCPAFAKDQARTAGHSLIDELHLLTVHGVLHLLGYDHAEPAEEREMFALQKRILADFRTAAADAKRRAAQRVEDDKLLGAVGLTDAED, encoded by the coding sequence GTGAGTATCGAGATCGCCAACGAGTCCGGGGTGGCGGTCGACGAGGCGTCCATCGTCGCGGCGGCCCGCTTCGCCCTGGACCGGATGAACGTCAGCAAGCTCGCCGAGCTGTCCGTGCTGCTCGTCGAGCTGGACGTGATGGCCGACCTGCACGAGCGGTGGATGGACCTGCCGGGCCCCACCGACGTGATGGCCTTCCCGATGGACGAACTGGACTCCGCGCGCCGCCCGGACGCCTCGGAGTCCGGGCCCGCGCTGCTGGGCGACATCGTCCTGTGCCCGGCCTTCGCCAAGGACCAGGCGCGCACCGCGGGGCACAGCCTCATCGACGAGTTGCACCTGCTGACCGTGCACGGCGTGCTGCACCTGCTCGGCTACGACCACGCCGAACCCGCCGAGGAACGCGAGATGTTCGCGCTGCAGAAGCGCATCCTCGCCGACTTCCGCACCGCCGCGGCCGACGCCAAGCGCCGGGCCGCGCAGCGCGTGGAGGACGACAAGCTCCTCGGCGCCGTCGGCCTCACCGACGCGGAGGACTGA
- a CDS encoding hemolysin family protein produces MSADSAGLLVIAVLLVLAAGCFAAADASLSAVSTARVEGLVRSGRAGAKQLLAVVAERPRHINLLLLLRLGCELAATVMVTFVCARSISPGWVAGLVAAVGMIVVSYVLVGVGPRTIGRQHPYGVGLIAAGPVRVLGSVLGPLSRFLILVGNAITPGKGFREGPFSSEVELRELVDLAQERGVVDADEREMIHSVFELRGTIAREVMVPRTEMVWIEQTKTGRQALALSLRTGYTRIPVIGESVDDVVGVVNLKDLVRATLEAGDRLVPVAEVMGAAVFVPDTKRLDDLLREMQVSKNHIAIAVDEYGGTAGLLTIEDILEEIVGEITDESDTDERPPVEHLDDGAVRVSSRLPVEDLGALFGLRLEGQDVETVGGLLAQRLGRVPLPGAEAEITGLRFRAEGGKDNRGRVRITSVVVRPVERAETADEGAGAEQAPVDEQQWERSGERG; encoded by the coding sequence GTGTCCGCCGACTCAGCCGGTCTCCTGGTCATCGCCGTCCTGCTGGTCCTGGCCGCGGGCTGCTTCGCCGCGGCGGACGCGTCGCTGTCGGCGGTGTCCACCGCCCGCGTCGAAGGCCTCGTGCGGTCGGGTCGGGCGGGGGCCAAGCAGCTGCTCGCCGTGGTCGCCGAGCGGCCGAGGCACATCAACCTGCTGCTCCTGCTGCGGCTGGGCTGCGAACTGGCCGCGACGGTGATGGTCACCTTCGTCTGCGCCCGTTCGATCAGCCCCGGGTGGGTGGCCGGGCTGGTCGCCGCCGTCGGCATGATCGTGGTGTCCTACGTGCTGGTCGGGGTCGGTCCGCGCACCATCGGACGCCAACACCCGTACGGCGTGGGGCTCATCGCCGCCGGGCCGGTGCGGGTGCTCGGGTCCGTGCTGGGCCCGCTCTCGCGCTTCCTGATCCTCGTCGGCAACGCCATCACCCCCGGCAAGGGCTTCCGGGAAGGGCCGTTCTCCTCCGAGGTGGAGCTGCGCGAACTGGTCGACCTGGCCCAGGAGCGCGGCGTGGTCGACGCCGACGAGCGCGAGATGATCCACTCCGTGTTCGAGCTGCGCGGCACGATCGCCCGCGAGGTCATGGTGCCGCGCACCGAGATGGTGTGGATCGAGCAGACCAAGACCGGGCGCCAGGCGCTCGCGCTGTCGCTGCGCACCGGCTACACCCGCATCCCGGTGATCGGCGAGAGCGTCGACGACGTGGTGGGCGTGGTCAACCTCAAGGACCTCGTGCGCGCCACCCTGGAGGCGGGCGACCGGCTGGTCCCGGTGGCCGAGGTGATGGGCGCGGCGGTGTTCGTGCCCGACACCAAGCGGCTCGACGACCTGCTGCGCGAGATGCAGGTGTCCAAGAACCACATCGCCATCGCCGTCGACGAGTACGGCGGCACCGCGGGCCTGCTCACCATCGAGGACATCCTGGAGGAGATCGTCGGGGAGATCACCGACGAGTCCGACACCGACGAGCGGCCCCCGGTCGAGCACCTCGACGACGGCGCCGTGCGGGTCAGCTCCCGGCTGCCGGTCGAGGACCTCGGCGCCCTGTTCGGGCTGCGCCTGGAGGGCCAGGACGTGGAGACCGTCGGCGGTCTGCTCGCCCAGCGGTTGGGACGTGTGCCACTTCCCGGCGCCGAGGCGGAGATCACCGGGCTACGGTTCCGGGCCGAGGGCGGCAAGGACAACCGGGGCCGGGTGCGGATCACCTCGGTCGTGGTGCGCCCGGTCGAGCGGGCCGAGACCGCCGACGAGGGGGCCGGGGCCGAGCAGGCCCCGGTCGACGAGCAGCAGTGGGAGAGGAGCGGTGAGCGTGGCTGA
- a CDS encoding cytidine deaminase translates to MAELDQEDAKIVTLARSSRARTGAAEGAAVRDTDGRTYAAATVALPSLRLTALQAAVAAAVSSGAEGLEAAAVVTDAGEVDADSLAAVRDLTADAPVLRADASGTVVDVLT, encoded by the coding sequence GTGGCTGAGCTCGACCAGGAGGACGCCAAGATCGTCACGCTCGCCCGGTCCAGCCGGGCCCGCACCGGCGCCGCCGAGGGGGCCGCCGTCCGCGACACCGACGGCCGCACCTACGCCGCCGCGACCGTCGCGCTGCCCTCGCTGCGCCTGACCGCCCTGCAGGCCGCCGTGGCCGCCGCGGTCTCCAGCGGCGCGGAGGGCCTCGAAGCCGCCGCCGTGGTGACCGACGCGGGCGAGGTCGACGCCGACTCGCTCGCCGCTGTGCGCGACCTCACCGCGGACGCCCCCGTCCTGCGCGCCGACGCCTCGGGCACCGTCGTCGACGTCCTCACGTGA
- a CDS encoding (2Fe-2S) ferredoxin domain-containing protein, translating into MSVLLTVCRDCCCGTLRKHPTVDHGRQLARLREIAARHGGAIRVSECLDTCETSNVVVVQAKGTKPIWFGFVLDDAVLDDIDTWLTAGGPTTDLPATLTLNRVSPPRGK; encoded by the coding sequence GTGAGCGTCCTGCTGACGGTCTGCCGGGACTGCTGCTGCGGAACCCTCCGCAAACACCCCACCGTGGACCACGGCCGCCAGTTGGCCCGGTTACGCGAGATCGCCGCCCGCCACGGCGGCGCCATCCGGGTCTCCGAGTGCCTGGACACCTGCGAAACCTCGAACGTCGTTGTGGTGCAGGCGAAAGGCACCAAACCCATCTGGTTCGGCTTCGTCCTCGACGACGCCGTCCTGGACGACATCGACACCTGGCTCACCGCCGGTGGCCCCACCACCGACCTCCCCGCCACCCTCACCCTCAACCGCGTCAGCCCACCCCGCGGCAAGTAG
- the era gene encoding GTPase Era, with protein MTSTAQGHRSGFACFVGRPNAGKSTLTNALVGTKVAITSSKPQTTRHAIRGIVHRDDAQLVIVDTPGLHRPRTLLGQRLNDIVRETWSEVDVVGFCVPADQKVGPGDRFIAAELTKVAKRTPVIGIVTKTDLVSPDQVGEQLLALQEVMEFAELVPVSAVDGFQVATLADLLVARLPEGPQLYPGGELTDEPETTLVAELIREAALEGVRDELPHSIAVTIEEMVPREGRDDMVDVHALLYVERASQKGIVLGHRGERLKHVGSTARRQIEVLLGTRVYLDLHVKVAKDWQRDPKQLRRLGF; from the coding sequence GTGACAAGCACCGCCCAGGGCCATCGTTCCGGTTTCGCCTGCTTCGTCGGCAGGCCCAACGCGGGCAAGTCGACGTTGACCAACGCGCTGGTGGGCACCAAGGTCGCCATCACCTCGAGCAAGCCGCAGACCACCAGGCACGCCATCCGCGGCATCGTGCACCGCGACGACGCGCAGTTGGTGATCGTGGACACCCCCGGTCTGCACCGGCCGCGCACGCTGCTGGGCCAGCGGCTCAACGACATCGTCCGGGAGACGTGGTCGGAGGTCGACGTGGTCGGGTTCTGCGTGCCCGCCGACCAGAAGGTGGGGCCGGGAGACCGGTTCATCGCCGCCGAGCTGACCAAGGTCGCCAAGCGCACGCCGGTGATCGGGATCGTCACCAAGACCGACCTGGTGTCGCCCGACCAGGTCGGCGAGCAGCTGCTCGCGCTGCAGGAGGTGATGGAGTTCGCCGAGCTGGTGCCGGTGTCGGCGGTCGACGGCTTCCAGGTGGCCACCCTCGCCGACCTGCTGGTCGCCCGGCTGCCCGAGGGCCCGCAGCTCTACCCCGGCGGCGAGCTGACCGACGAGCCGGAGACCACCCTGGTGGCCGAGCTGATCCGCGAGGCCGCCCTGGAGGGCGTGCGCGACGAGCTGCCGCACTCCATCGCGGTCACCATCGAGGAGATGGTCCCCCGCGAGGGCCGCGACGACATGGTCGACGTGCACGCGCTGCTGTACGTGGAGCGGGCCAGCCAGAAGGGCATCGTGCTCGGTCACCGCGGCGAGCGGCTCAAGCACGTCGGCTCGACCGCGCGCCGCCAGATCGAGGTCCTGCTCGGCACCCGGGTGTACCTGGACCTGCACGTGAAGGTCGCCAAGGACTGGCAGCGCGACCCCAAGCAGCTGCGCCGCCTCGGGTTCTGA
- a CDS encoding DUF2752 domain-containing protein, producing the protein MGWPVCPIKALTGLCCPGCGGTRMVVSLFEGRFADAVHYNAVLLVFLVLFAWVAVAKLARAKSWLDLRWARNTALVVLALWFVVRNVPGTGLYV; encoded by the coding sequence GTGGGCTGGCCGGTCTGCCCGATCAAGGCGCTGACCGGCCTGTGCTGCCCCGGCTGCGGCGGTACCCGCATGGTCGTGAGCCTGTTCGAGGGCCGGTTCGCCGACGCGGTGCACTACAACGCGGTGCTGCTGGTGTTCCTGGTGTTGTTCGCGTGGGTGGCCGTGGCGAAGCTCGCGCGCGCCAAGAGCTGGCTGGACCTGCGTTGGGCGCGGAACACGGCCCTGGTCGTGCTCGCGCTGTGGTTCGTGGTGCGCAACGTGCCGGGCACCGGGTTGTACGTGTGA
- the recO gene encoding DNA repair protein RecO, with protein MSLYRDTGVVLRVQKLGEADRIITLITQKHGKVRAVAKGVRRTTSRLGARVEPFAHVDVQFYTGRTLDVITQVQTIDAFGAGIVGDYQRYTAGCAVLETADRMSAEEGEPVLRLYLLVAGALRALADGHRDASLVLDAFLLRAMAFAGWSPAITECARCGEPGPHRAFNVHAGGSVCPNCKPAGSASPPLEVLDLMDALANGRWDTAEDSTDSARREASGLVAALLQWHLERQLRSLPLVERRPPSPRSL; from the coding sequence GTGAGCCTGTACCGCGACACCGGTGTAGTGCTGCGCGTGCAGAAGCTCGGCGAGGCGGACCGGATCATCACGCTGATCACCCAGAAGCACGGCAAGGTCCGCGCCGTCGCCAAGGGCGTGCGTCGCACCACCTCCCGCCTCGGCGCCCGCGTCGAGCCGTTCGCCCACGTCGACGTGCAGTTCTACACCGGCCGCACACTGGACGTGATCACCCAGGTGCAGACCATCGACGCCTTCGGTGCGGGCATCGTCGGCGACTACCAGCGCTACACCGCGGGCTGCGCGGTGCTGGAAACCGCCGACCGGATGTCCGCCGAGGAGGGCGAGCCGGTCCTGCGGCTGTACCTGCTCGTCGCGGGCGCGCTGCGGGCGCTGGCCGACGGGCACAGGGACGCCTCGCTGGTGCTCGACGCGTTCCTGTTGCGCGCCATGGCTTTCGCGGGCTGGTCACCCGCCATCACCGAGTGCGCCCGCTGCGGCGAACCGGGACCGCACCGCGCCTTCAACGTCCACGCGGGAGGGTCTGTCTGCCCCAACTGCAAGCCCGCGGGGTCGGCCAGCCCGCCCCTGGAGGTCCTCGACCTGATGGACGCCCTGGCCAACGGCCGCTGGGACACCGCGGAGGACTCGACCGACTCCGCCCGCCGCGAGGCGAGCGGGTTGGTGGCGGCGCTGCTGCAGTGGCACCTGGAACGCCAGCTGCGCTCCCTGCCCCTGGTCGAGCGCCGCCCCCCGAGCCCCAGATCGCTGTGA
- a CDS encoding isoprenyl transferase, with protein MLRRRGTSRGAAGRPVAPPDPHPSGARPPAIPLEFVPRHVAIVMDGNGRWANQRGLTRVEGHKRGEAQVVEVAKGCIDIGVRWLSLYAFSTENWRRSPEEVRFLMGFSRDVIRDRTDELDELGVRVRWAGRRPRLWRSVIKELEVAEERTKDNTVLNLAMCINYGGRAEIGDAAREIARLAAAGKINPDKVDERTLAKYLYQPEMPDVDLFIRPSGEQRTSNFMLWQSAYAELVFQDHLWPDFDRLHLWDAVETYARRDRRFGAAADSAEVAAILAEGKGTA; from the coding sequence ATGCTGCGACGGCGGGGGACCAGCAGGGGCGCGGCCGGTCGGCCGGTGGCGCCACCGGACCCGCATCCGTCGGGGGCCCGTCCGCCCGCCATCCCGCTGGAGTTCGTGCCCCGGCACGTCGCGATCGTGATGGACGGCAACGGCCGGTGGGCCAACCAGCGCGGACTCACCCGCGTCGAGGGGCACAAGCGCGGCGAGGCCCAGGTCGTCGAGGTGGCCAAGGGCTGCATCGACATCGGCGTGCGGTGGCTGTCGCTTTATGCCTTCTCCACCGAGAACTGGCGGCGCAGCCCCGAGGAGGTCCGCTTCCTGATGGGCTTCTCCCGCGACGTCATCCGCGACCGCACCGACGAGCTCGACGAGCTCGGGGTTCGGGTCCGCTGGGCGGGGCGGCGGCCGAGGTTGTGGCGCAGCGTCATCAAGGAGCTCGAGGTCGCCGAGGAGCGCACCAAGGACAACACGGTGCTCAACCTGGCGATGTGCATCAACTACGGCGGCCGGGCCGAGATCGGCGACGCCGCCCGCGAGATCGCCAGGCTGGCCGCCGCAGGCAAGATCAACCCGGACAAGGTCGACGAGCGGACCCTGGCCAAGTACCTGTACCAACCCGAGATGCCCGACGTCGACCTGTTCATCCGGCCCTCCGGCGAGCAGCGCACGTCCAACTTCATGCTCTGGCAGTCCGCCTACGCGGAGCTGGTCTTCCAGGACCACCTGTGGCCCGATTTCGACCGGCTGCACCTGTGGGACGCGGTGGAGACCTACGCCAGGCGCGACCGCCGGTTCGGCGCCGCCGCCGACTCCGCCGAGGTCGCCGCCATACTCGCCGAGGGGAAGGGAACCGCATGA
- a CDS encoding permease, whose amino-acid sequence MSTQVEAEPDEVKPEPKRRVTSLEVLCVVLVAALLAQSTLVDWLDVPAIQTGATIFVAVCVQALPFLVLGVLISGAIAAFVPASALNRLLPKRQALAVPVAGVAGVALPTCECAAVPVARRLMQQGVPTSVALAFLLAAPAVNPVVLVATNVAFPNNPGMVAARLVGSLATAIAMGWLWARFGKAEWIIERALRRLPEPDGRSRWRLFFETSRADLVDAGGFLVLGGLTAAVLNVVIPRSWVDTLGEQIVVGVIVMALLAVVLALCSEADAFVAASISGMPLLPKLVFLVVGPAIDVKLFALQAGTFGRAFAIRFGPATLVVATACAVLSGLIFLGGA is encoded by the coding sequence ATGAGCACCCAGGTCGAGGCCGAGCCGGACGAGGTCAAACCCGAACCCAAGCGCCGGGTGACCTCGCTCGAGGTGCTGTGCGTGGTGCTGGTCGCCGCCCTGCTCGCCCAGAGCACGCTGGTCGACTGGCTCGACGTGCCCGCGATCCAGACCGGGGCGACGATCTTCGTCGCGGTCTGCGTCCAGGCGCTGCCGTTCCTGGTGCTCGGGGTCCTGATCAGCGGGGCCATCGCCGCGTTCGTCCCCGCCTCCGCGCTCAACCGGCTGCTGCCCAAGCGGCAGGCGCTCGCCGTACCGGTCGCGGGTGTGGCCGGGGTGGCCCTGCCGACCTGCGAGTGCGCGGCCGTCCCGGTGGCCAGGCGGTTGATGCAGCAGGGCGTGCCCACCTCGGTCGCCCTGGCCTTCCTGCTCGCCGCCCCCGCGGTGAATCCGGTGGTGCTGGTCGCCACCAACGTCGCCTTCCCGAACAACCCGGGCATGGTCGCCGCGCGGCTGGTCGGGTCCCTGGCCACGGCCATCGCCATGGGCTGGCTGTGGGCCAGGTTCGGCAAGGCCGAGTGGATCATCGAGCGGGCGCTGCGCAGGCTGCCGGAGCCCGACGGGCGCTCCCGGTGGCGGTTGTTCTTCGAGACCTCGCGCGCCGACCTGGTCGACGCGGGCGGGTTCCTGGTGCTGGGCGGGCTCACCGCCGCCGTGCTCAACGTGGTCATCCCGCGCTCGTGGGTCGACACCCTCGGCGAGCAGATCGTCGTCGGCGTGATCGTGATGGCGCTGCTGGCCGTGGTGCTGGCCCTGTGCAGCGAGGCGGACGCGTTCGTCGCGGCCTCGATCTCGGGCATGCCGCTGCTGCCCAAGCTGGTCTTCCTGGTGGTCGGCCCGGCCATCGACGTCAAGCTGTTCGCCCTGCAGGCGGGCACCTTCGGCCGGGCGTTCGCGATCCGGTTCGGCCCGGCGACACTGGTCGTGGCCACCGCGTGCGCCGTGCTGTCCGGCCTGATCTTCCTCGGGGGCGCGTGA
- a CDS encoding TIGR03943 family putative permease subunit, with product MRRETQNILLVLVGGALLKISFTGAYLQYVKPAHQFWLIGGGAVMVALAVVSIARDLVRRTPAEPVAVESRAAGGDTPDDHADHDHAAHDHAAHDHGADGHTAGEHHHPARSAWLLLLPVLAIFLIAPPALGADSVLRGDNRAAASRAAGTDGMAEFSPLPAGSPVPVAMSEFAARAAWDSLNSLKDRDVQLSGFVVAQAEDVYLARLSIACCAADAFPVKVKLVGAGTAGLANDTWLQVVGRLEPGSATKDNDYIPTLAVSSTTQIPQPENPYEG from the coding sequence ATGCGGCGGGAAACCCAGAACATCCTGCTCGTGCTGGTCGGCGGCGCCCTGCTCAAGATCAGCTTCACCGGGGCGTACCTGCAGTACGTCAAGCCGGCGCACCAGTTCTGGCTCATCGGCGGCGGCGCCGTGATGGTGGCCCTCGCCGTGGTCTCCATCGCCCGCGACCTGGTCCGCCGGACCCCCGCCGAGCCCGTCGCCGTCGAGAGCCGTGCCGCTGGTGGCGACACACCTGACGACCACGCTGACCACGACCACGCCGCCCACGACCACGCCGCCCACGACCACGGAGCCGACGGGCACACCGCTGGGGAGCACCACCACCCGGCGCGCAGCGCCTGGCTGCTGCTCCTGCCGGTGCTGGCGATCTTCCTCATCGCCCCGCCCGCGCTCGGCGCCGACTCGGTGCTGCGCGGCGACAACCGGGCCGCCGCCAGCCGCGCCGCAGGCACCGACGGCATGGCCGAGTTCTCCCCGCTGCCCGCGGGCAGCCCGGTCCCCGTCGCGATGAGCGAGTTCGCCGCCCGCGCCGCCTGGGACAGCCTGAACTCGCTCAAAGACCGCGACGTGCAGCTCTCCGGCTTCGTCGTAGCCCAGGCCGAGGACGTCTACCTGGCTCGCCTGTCGATCGCCTGCTGCGCCGCCGACGCGTTCCCGGTGAAGGTGAAGCTGGTCGGGGCGGGCACGGCGGGGTTGGCGAACGACACCTGGCTGCAGGTAGTTGGCAGGCTCGAACCCGGGTCCGCCACCAAGGACAACGACTACATCCCCACGCTGGCGGTGTCCTCGACCACGCAGATCCCGCAGCCCGAGAACCCGTACGAGGGCTAG
- a CDS encoding Fur family transcriptional regulator: protein MTTDRTSATVPGRRSTRQRTAVAHLLDQLDDFRSAQELHEELRKRGEGIGLTTVYRTLQSLADAGEIDVLRTDSGEAIYRRCSSHHHHHLVCRACGHTVEVEGPAVERWAEKVAAENGFSQVSHTVEIFGTCATCAP, encoded by the coding sequence GTGACGACGGACCGAACATCGGCGACCGTGCCAGGCAGGCGCTCGACCCGCCAGCGCACGGCCGTCGCCCACCTGCTCGACCAGCTCGACGACTTCCGCTCCGCCCAGGAGCTGCACGAGGAACTGCGCAAGCGCGGCGAGGGCATCGGGTTGACCACGGTCTACCGGACGCTGCAGTCGCTGGCCGACGCGGGCGAGATCGACGTCCTGCGCACCGACTCCGGCGAGGCCATCTACCGGCGCTGCTCCAGCCACCACCACCATCACCTGGTCTGCCGCGCGTGCGGGCACACCGTCGAGGTCGAGGGCCCCGCCGTCGAGCGCTGGGCGGAGAAGGTGGCCGCGGAGAACGGGTTCTCCCAGGTCAGCCACACCGTGGAGATCTTCGGCACCTGCGCCACCTGCGCCCCCTAG
- a CDS encoding ArsR/SmtB family transcription factor, with protein sequence MSTVTSEAASQALRAAAEQHDHSADRPAVDPAHRRSAITLGAAGDLLRALAAPVRIAIVLELRAADRCVHELVDALGVAQPLISQHLRVLKSAGVVYGERHGREVVYRLVDEHLSHIVVDAVAHVEEGDR encoded by the coding sequence ATGTCGACCGTGACCTCGGAAGCCGCGTCCCAGGCTCTGCGGGCAGCCGCTGAGCAGCACGACCACTCCGCCGACCGGCCCGCGGTCGACCCGGCGCACCGCCGGTCCGCGATCACCCTCGGCGCCGCCGGGGACCTGCTGCGCGCGCTCGCCGCGCCGGTGCGCATCGCCATCGTGCTGGAGCTGCGGGCCGCCGACCGCTGCGTGCACGAACTGGTCGACGCCCTCGGGGTGGCGCAGCCGCTGATCAGCCAGCACCTGCGGGTGCTCAAGTCCGCCGGTGTGGTCTACGGGGAGCGGCACGGCCGGGAAGTGGTCTACCGCCTCGTGGACGAACACCTGTCGCATATCGTCGTTGACGCAGTTGCCCACGTGGAGGAAGGCGACCGGTGA
- a CDS encoding DUF6703 family protein: MKAPLLTGNGPLAKVPPAVAFLLVVGLFVGGVLTKGPLGAALLGLIAVGVVVLLAATWRVLAPGQRFGRVLLLALVVVIAVSVL, from the coding sequence ATGAAGGCGCCATTGCTCACTGGGAACGGGCCGCTGGCGAAGGTGCCGCCTGCGGTGGCGTTCCTGCTGGTTGTCGGCCTGTTCGTCGGCGGGGTGCTGACCAAGGGGCCGCTGGGTGCGGCGCTGCTGGGGCTGATCGCCGTCGGGGTGGTCGTGCTGCTGGCGGCGACGTGGCGGGTGCTGGCGCCCGGGCAGCGGTTCGGCCGGGTACTGCTGCTGGCGTTGGTGGTGGTTATCGCGGTATCGGTGCTGTGA
- a CDS encoding antibiotic biosynthesis monooxygenase family protein, whose amino-acid sequence MSLSSGSPDHHFAPPPGKVLPVLLIAKFTTADAEPFTARAKQALELLLAQPGCLRGLLARSTDTADLWVLTVEFASVSAYRRALSPFDVRTHVIPLLAEADTTEPAAYEVVLEAAPGEVRHHTSLLAADAGTVRLGEASGPATAR is encoded by the coding sequence GTGTCTCTATCCTCCGGTTCGCCCGACCACCACTTCGCTCCGCCACCGGGGAAGGTCCTGCCCGTGCTGCTGATCGCCAAGTTCACGACCGCCGACGCGGAGCCCTTCACCGCGCGCGCCAAGCAGGCCCTGGAGCTCCTCTTGGCCCAACCCGGCTGCCTGCGCGGTCTGCTCGCCCGGTCGACCGACACCGCCGACCTCTGGGTCCTGACCGTCGAGTTCGCCTCGGTGTCGGCCTACCGCAGGGCGCTGTCCCCGTTCGACGTGCGCACCCACGTCATCCCGCTGCTCGCCGAGGCCGACACCACCGAACCCGCCGCCTACGAGGTCGTCCTCGAAGCCGCGCCCGGCGAGGTCCGCCACCACACCAGCCTCCTGGCCGCCGACGCCGGCACCGTCCGACTCGGCGAGGCATCGGGCCCGGCGACCGCCCGCTGA